The genomic interval GAATCCCTTTCTTTAGTTAATTTTCGCAATCACTCTGAGGCCGAATTTCAGTTCGAAGCTGGTGTAAATTGCATTGTGGGGAAGAATGGATCAGGAAAAACAAATGTGCTGGATGCTGTTCATTATTTGAGCATGTGTCGCTCGTATTTGAACCCTACTGACAAACAGAATATTCGCTTCAATGAGCAGTTTTTTGTCATTCAAGGATGCTGGATGAAAGATGAACAGCCCTTCAATTTGTATTGTGGTGTAAAAGCGGGATCCAAGAAAGTTTTCAAGAAGAACAAAAAAGAATACAATCGTTTGGCGGACCACATCGGGCATTTTCCAGTGGTGATGATTTCTCCGTACGATACCGATTTGATTTCCGAGGGAAGCGAAGTGCGTAGAAGATGGATGGATGGAATCATTTCGCAATTCGACCATGAATATTTGAGCGATTTACAACGTTACAATAAAGTCTTAGATCAGCGAAATGCCTTATTGAAATTGCAATTTGAAAATGGTTTTTTCGAACGTGAATCCATTGAAATTTGGGACGAGCAATTGATTAAGTATGGAACTGCAATTCACAACAAGCGCGTTTCATTCATTGATGCATTTATTCCTCTGTTTCAACATTACTACAAGTGGATTTCGCAAGAGCAGGAATCTGTTTCGCTCAATTACGAATCTAAATTGTCTGAAACCGATTTCAGGACATTGATTCAACAAGCTTATCCGAAAGATATGCGAGTTCATTATACTTCTGTTGGAATTCACAAAGACGATATTACTTTTCTCTTAGAAGGTTTGCCAATCAAACGATTCGGATCTCAAGGACAGCAGAAAAGTTTCTTAATTGCCTTGCGTTTGGCACAATTCGATTGGTTGAAAGAACGCTTGAATCAAACTCCCATTTTATTGTTGGATGATATTTTCGATAAATTGGATAACTTGCGCGTAGCTCAATTAATGGAGTTGGTTTCTAAAAATACATTTGGTCAGGTTTTGGTAACCGATACGGATGAAATTCGAGTTTCAGCTATTTTTGAGACGATTCAAGTAAAACCGAAAATGATCATTTTTAATTCTGAATTGGTATGAGTGAGTGGGACGAACGAAAGAGATCTGGAAATGCTCAACCAATGAAGGAATTGGTGGATAAACTCATGAGCGCTTACCAATTGCAAGGTAAAATGACAGAAATGGAAGTTTTGAGCAAATGGGAAGAAATGATGGGAAAAGCAGTTGCGACCAGAACAACGCACCTTCAAATTCGAATGGGAGTATTGATTCTTCGTTTAAATTCCTCTGTAATGCGTGATGAACTAGCTCACGGTAAGCAAATTATCATTGAACGCGTCAATCAAACTGCAGGTAAACAGATTATTCACGATGTTTGGTTTGAGTAAACAGTTAGAAATGGTTCAAAACGTTCAAAAGGTTCAAAAATAGGATTCATTTTGAAAGTTTAAACTTTTGAACTTTTAAACTA from Fluviicola taffensis DSM 16823 carries:
- a CDS encoding DUF721 domain-containing protein, translated to MSEWDERKRSGNAQPMKELVDKLMSAYQLQGKMTEMEVLSKWEEMMGKAVATRTTHLQIRMGVLILRLNSSVMRDELAHGKQIIIERVNQTAGKQIIHDVWFE
- the recF gene encoding DNA replication/repair protein RecF (All proteins in this family for which functions are known are DNA-binding proteins that assist the filamentation of RecA onto DNA for the initiation of recombination or recombinational repair.), which encodes MFVESLSLVNFRNHSEAEFQFEAGVNCIVGKNGSGKTNVLDAVHYLSMCRSYLNPTDKQNIRFNEQFFVIQGCWMKDEQPFNLYCGVKAGSKKVFKKNKKEYNRLADHIGHFPVVMISPYDTDLISEGSEVRRRWMDGIISQFDHEYLSDLQRYNKVLDQRNALLKLQFENGFFERESIEIWDEQLIKYGTAIHNKRVSFIDAFIPLFQHYYKWISQEQESVSLNYESKLSETDFRTLIQQAYPKDMRVHYTSVGIHKDDITFLLEGLPIKRFGSQGQQKSFLIALRLAQFDWLKERLNQTPILLLDDIFDKLDNLRVAQLMELVSKNTFGQVLVTDTDEIRVSAIFETIQVKPKMIIFNSELV